ACGATGATGCCTGCAAGAAGCGCTGTAGATTCTAACATCGTTAATTTTTCATGCTTCGGTTGATATTCAAGCAGTTCCGTGACAAGTTCTGCAGTGGATGATGCATACGGCTCCATATAGACAAGCATCGTATTATTGATAAACTCCTCGCCGCGACGATGGTGATCAATCACGACAACTTTTTCCGTCTTATCCAGTATGCGTTCATCAATAACCATGCTTGGTTTATGCGTATCCACAACAATCACAAGCGATTGTTCAGTAAGCATTGATAATGCATCATCCGGCTCGATAAACTCCGAATACAATTCTTCGTCTTGGCGTATTTCATGCATTAAGCGCGTAACGCTCGCGTCGAGTTCATCGTAGTTAATGACGACGTAACCATCCACGTTATTCATGCGCGCCATCTTCCGTACGCCGATTGAAGCGCCAATCGCATCCATATCCGGGAATTTATGTCCCATGATAAAGACTTTATCACTATCTTGTATTAAATCGCGCAGTGCATGCGAGATGACTCTTGCACGGACTCTCGTTCGTTTTTCGGCTGGATTTGTTTTTCCTCCGTAAAACTTAACTTTGCCATCAAGTTGCTTTATCGCCACTTGGTCGCCGCCGCGCCCCAATACTAAATCAAGACTCGACTGCGCAAGTTCACCAAGCTCGATAAGGGATGTTGAGCCTGTACCTACCCCAATACTTAATGTCAACGCAGTGCTTTGTTCTTCCGTTGCCTCGCGTATATCATCCAGAATTGAAAATCTAGCTTTTTCTAGAAGTCGAAGAGAAGCTTCATTGAAAACCGTTAAAAATCGGTCCGATGCAATTCGTTTTACGTAAACCCCGTTTTCTTTTCCCCACTTTGTGACAAGTGAAGTGACAAGTGAATTCAACTGGCTTCTTGTCTGGTCGTCCATTGCTTGGGAAAGTTCGTCATAGTTATCAACGAGTAAAATTCCTAGAACTGTTCGATCTGCATGATAAAGTGTTTCAATAGCCAGTTGCTTCGTGACATCAAATAAATAAATCAGTTTTTCTTCTGCATTGTAAGATACTTTATATGATTTATCGTTCACGGACAGGGTCTCCCGCTCGTCTTCATCATGGTCTACAATCGAATATAACTCACTCGAAAGCTCACCCAATTCCATTCCAATCAGCGAATTCAACTCGAATATATTAGAGGCATAAGGATTCGCCCACTCAATTCCTTTTTTATCATTTATGAGTATAATTCCGATTGGTAGTTCGAGAAGTGCTTCTTCTCCTACCTTTTTCATGCGATAGGAAAGTGTTTGAATATGTTTTTCAGTTTCCAGATAGGTCTGTTCTTCTACTTTCCATGCAATTCCAATCGCGATCGTAAACAGAACAGAGAAAATTAGCCCTGGCCAAAATTGAAACATAAGTAAAAACACTGCCGCCATCAATCCCAGAAGCGACAACACAGCCAATGGATAGCGTATGGATCTTTTCCTAAAAAAAGAGGTCATTGTCGTCATCTCCTAGTTTTGTTTCTCCCGATCCATGTCCGAATATTCATACCTACATCAAGTACACCGAGTAAAACTGTTAGTTGACTTAATAATATGGCAACAACAGTTGAAATGACAATCAACCATTTCGGTAATTTCACTTCATTCAAATAGTAATGAAGAAATGAAATCCCTTGGATAAAAAATAAAAACCTTAAAATTACTGAGGCGTTCACGACTGTCAGTTCCATAGTAGACCCTTCTGCCGGTGCTGCCAATAAAGGCAATAGCATCACAACTAAATAACACCATAAAAGAACTACTGGCAACTTCATGTTTCTAAACAATGGGAACCTGGGTGGATTATATCCAAATCGTTTTACGACGAACAGGTTAATAACAACGATGAGAAAAGCCAAACTAAAGGAAACAATAATAATAAAAGATGGAATGGCCAGTTCATAAAACGCAATTACTTCGTCCATTTGAGATTGAAAATTTTCAGGCAGTTCCCCGTATTCCACCAAAGTTGTAGAAATAAATTCTTGCGTTTTCTGCAGTCCGCTAGTCATTTCGTCAATAACATTAACGCCAAAGAGTAGTACAGCCGAAACATATGTTAAGACGAGGCTAAGTAATAGTGTTAGGCCAGTTGCCATGAACGTATACAATTTGGTTTTTTTCAGGCTAACTGTATCCCCGATGATAAATCCAATCGCGCCCAATATTAGCGCAAAAGGCACTAGTAATACCCCGCCCACCAAGGTTGATAAAAGCACACTAATTCCTAGTATGAGAAGAGATGCATTACGGTCATAACGTAACCTGAAGAGAATAATTGGTAGTGGAATGAAAAGTGCCGTCAATCCGCCTACAAGCGGAAGATAAATTGAAACGGTCAGTAAGATTGTAAATAACGCAACCATAAACATTCCGTCTTTAATTCGTTTTGAGTTGTCTTGCATAATTGTAATTCCTCCGATAATTCGTATGCTTATTTTTCTATTTTTTTGCGCAAACGGATCCCGATTTATAAATCTAAGTCATAACTTTAATTATATCATGATTATTGTTTATAAACCAAAGAAGAATGTACGTTCTCATAGTGATTCATCCGGCATAAAGTTAAAAAACCGTCCTAGACTGGATTAAGCCAGTGTAAGACGGTCTATATTGTGTAAGATTATCTTTCTTCCGAGCTAAACGGAAGAAGTGCCATCGTACGTGAACGTTTAATCGCAACTGTAAGTTTACGCTGATACTTAGCGCTAGTTCCAGTTACACGACGAGGTAAGATTTTTCCACGCTCAGAAACGAATTTTCTAAGTAGGTCTGTATCTTTATAATCGATGTGTGTAATGTTATTTGAGTTAAAATAACATACTTTACGGCGTTTGCGGCCTCCACGGCGTTGTCCCATATCATTTACCTCCTTGGTAAAAGGAATAATCGTGTATTCCTTGTTTTAAGTTAGGTACAATCGCTGATTATTTAGAACGGCAAGTCGTCGTCCGAAACTTCTATCGGACCTCCGCCTGTCGAAAATGGATCATCGTTTGTACGTGTATAGTTTTGCTGATTTGGTTGGTGATTCGATTGCTGATACGCTGGCTGTTGTTGTTGAGCGCCACCTTGGAACGATGCTCCTTGATAAGGTGCATTCGAACCTTCTTCGGACCTTCCAGCATTCGCACCGCGCGGTTCAAGGAATTGTACGCTATCCGCGACAACCTCTGTCATAAAGACACGATTGCCATCCTTACCTTCAAAGTTACTCGTCTGTATACGACCTTCAATTCCAGTAAGGCTACCTTTCCTTAAAAAGTTCGCCGTGTTTTCTGCTTGCTTGCGCCAAGTTACACAGTTAACGAAATCAGCTTCACGCTGACCTTGTTGGTTAGTGAATGGTCTGTTCACAGCGAGTGTGAAACGAGTGACCGCCACACCACCTTGTGTATACTTAAGCTCAGGATCTTTTGTTAAGCGGCCAACTAAAACGACACTATTAATCATCAGAATTCGACCTCCCTCATCATCTTGTAGGTTTCAGCTGTTACGTCATCTATAAATAGATTAAGCATCAAGGCGAATAGCCATATGGCGAATAATGTTTTCGTTAATATTCGCAAGACGTTTAAATTCTTCGAGTGCATTTTCTTCAGCATTAAGCGTCACGAGTTGGTAATAGCCTTCACGGAAGTCGTTGATCTCGTAAGCGAGACGACGTTTACCCCACTCTTTCGACTCGATGATTTCTGCACCATTTGATGTAAGAACCTCATCGAAACGTTCGATTAGCGCTTTTTTTGCATCTTCTTCAATTGTTGGTTGCACAATGTACATAATTTCGTATTTTCTCATCTTTAGTCACCTCCTTATGGACTTTGGCCCTGCTGATGACAGCGGGCAAGGAGCAAGTAATTGTATTACTCACATCAATACATACTACCATGATTCTATCTAATATACAACCTTTTATACTATAATTGAAATGAGGTGACTATTTTATGAATGAACTTCCGACACCAGATAAAATTGTTGATGTCGATTTGAGCACGATTGCCAAGAAAGGTCTTTACCTGACAACTATTCCGCTAGCCATTTTGTTGCTTATTCATTTTCTAATTGAAGGGTTTTATTTCAAATTAACCGGCTATACCTTGCTATTGTTTTTTGGCGGTTATATCGTTTTGGTCATCTTGCACGAATTTTTTCATTTATTCGGATTCCGCGTATTCGCAAACGTTCCGTGGAAAAGAATGAAAGTGGGCATTGACTTCAAAGCAGGCATTGCCTATGCCACAACAGATAAGCTCATGACGAACCGTGCGATACGTAAAGCACTTCTACTTCCGTTCTGGTTAACTGGTATCCTCCCAGCCCTCATTGGCCTTTATATCAGCAGTGGCGTCCTTGTTATATTATCTGCACTCTTAATTGGCGGAGCTGTTGGTGATTTCGCTATGTATAACCAACTGAAGAAGTTACCCGATGATTGGCTCATAAAAGACGATCCCCAATTGCCGCGTTTATATGTTTATTCTCCTGAAAAAATTAAAAAGAAACCTTTACGCTACGATAGCTAGCGTAAAGGTTTCTTTTATGACGTTTATACGTTAAAGCGGAAGAGGATTACGTCCCCGTCTTGGACAACATATTCTTTTCCTTCTTGTCGGACTTTCCCATTTTCTTTTGCCACAGTCATCGAACCTGCTTCGACTAAATCATCATAAGCAACTGTTTCAGCACGGATAAATCCTCTTTCGAAGTCTGTATGAATAATCGCAGCACATTGCGGCGCCTTCATCCCTTTACGGAATGTCCATGCACGAACCTCTTGAACACCTGCTGTGAAGTAAGTTGCGTAACCAAGTAGATTATAAGTCGCTCTGATTAACTGATCCAATCCGGATTCCCTGATACCAAGTTCTTCGAGGAACATTTCTTTATCCTCATCATCAAGCTCAGCCATCTCTTCTTCTATTTTCGCACAGACAACAATAACTTCTGCGTTATCTGTTTTAGCGAAATCACGCACTGCTTTTACGTAGTCATTTTCTTCAGTATTGGCAATTTCATCTTCATCCACGTTTGCTACGTATAGCATCGGCTTGATTGTCAATAAGTTCATGCCTTTAATAAGGAAAAACTCATCATCGGTAAATTCGATTGAACGTGCTGGGCGTTCATTTTCAAATGCGTCTTTCAGCTTCAAAAGTACCGGCTCTTCTAACATGGCTTCTTTATCTTTTTGTTTCGCCATCTTGGACACGCGCTCTAACCTTTTATCGACACTTTCCATGTCAGCCAGAATCAGTTCCAAGTTAATAATCTCGATATCATTAATCGGATTAACCTTCCCTGATACATGTGTAATGTTTTCATCCGCAAAACAACGGACAACCTGACAAATCGCATCCACTTCACGAATATGGGATAGAAACTTATTCCCGAGTCCTTCCCCTTTGCTCGCGCCTTCTACAATTCCTGCAATGTCAGTAAATTCGAAAGCCGTCGGAACGGTCTTTTTCGGTGTTACAAGTTCCGTCAGTTTCGTAAGTCTTTCATCCGGCACTTCAACGATTCCGACGTTGGGATCAATCGTACAGAACGGATAGTTCGCGGCTTCTGCTCCCGCTTTTGTAATCGCGTTAAATAATGTGGACTTTCCGACGTTGGGAAGACCGACAATTCCTGCTGTTAATGACATTAAAGTCAACTACCTTTCATCTATATCAATTCTTATTAGTTTATAAAATCCAACCCTTCTAGTATAAGGACTAGGTTTATAAATGTCCATTTCCTCAAGTGTCAGACAGCTTTTTCAATTACCTTTTTCATTTTCTTCGCAAATTCATTTCGCGGCATCATAATGCTATGTCCGCAACCTTCACATTTAATACGAATGTCCGCGCCCATGCGAATAATTTTCCACGCATTCGTTCCGCAAGGGTGTTGTTTTTTCATTTCAACAATATCATTTAAAGCAAACTCTTTATTGTTCATCTTCACTGATCCCCTCTTTCCTTTGATAAGTCATAATTGTAGGATATGGAATTTCGATGCCATGTTTATCTAAAAAGACCTTTAAATCTTTTCTGAATTTACGAGCAAACGCCCATTGCATAACAGGCTCCGTCTCGGCAGTAACTCTAAAGACAATTTCGGAAACTGCAAGATCTTGAACACCGATCAAAGTGGGCCTATCGATTAACCCTCCATACCCTATCGGCAATGTTGTTAAAAATTCCTCTAATAATGTTTCTGCCCGGTTAATATCCACTTCATAGCCGATTCGTACATCGATGATTGCAAGCGAGTTATTAATTGAGTAATTAATAACTTGAGTAATATTACCGTTCGGAAGGATATGGATTTCCCCGCCGTAAGCACTTATTTTCGTTGTACGAAGCCCAATCTCTTCGACAGTTCCCATCGTCGTGCCGATTTCTACATAATCTCCGACTGAAAATTGATCTTCAAAAATAATGAAGAATCCTGAAATGATATCTTTCACCAAACTTTGAGCTCCAAAGCCCACAGCCAAACCAAGAACCCCTGCACTTGCTAACAAACCGCTTATATCCATAAACTCCGACAGAATTGCAAGGATTGCCGAGAAATAAACAACATAAGCAAGTGTATTTTCCAACAACTTCAACAGCGTTTTTTCACGCCGCTCAGAAGGACGAAGTGGTGTTTTTATTTTCAACGTAAACATTCGTCGAATTATCATTTTACCAATCGCAACGACAATCATCGCAATTACCACAATAACCGCAATTTTAATCGCTAAGAGTCCTAACTCAACCCAAGTTTCCCGGTTAAATAAAAACTTTCCGACTTTCTCTGCTTGCTCTTTTGCTTGCTCTTCTACTTCCTCCACATAACTCCTCCTCTCGTATAATCATCATTCAGTTTGCATATACTTATTTAAAAATTGAAATGGAGAGTTCACATGAGAGCCACAGCTACAACAACATATGATTACCGTATTCATTATAAAGATTCAGGTGCTATTTGGAAATTAAGTACGTTTTTCCTTGAACATATTCCATTTCATAGCCCAGATCTTATTTTTTTCTGCATCGGTACTGACCGCTCCACTGGAGACGCTTTAGGACCGCTCACAGGGTCGAGGTTAACAGAGTTTCAGGCTTTCCCCTTTCCCGTATTCGGGACACTTGAAAGCCCGCTACACGCACTTAATTTGGAGCAACGGAATAAAGACGTCATCATTGAAAACCCGAATGCTTACATAGTTGCGATTGATGCCTGCCTTGGAAAGGAAAGCTCAATTGGACAACTTATCGTTCATGATGGTTCAATGCTGCCCGGACTAGCTGTTGGAAAAAACTTGCCCGCGGTCGGTAATGTATCCATTAAAGGAATTGTTAACATTAGCGGGTTCATGGAATACGCGGTTCTCCAAAGTACGCGCCTTCATCTTCCTTTTGAAATGAGTCGGACAATCGCCCGCGCTTTACAGCTTGCCTACAATCGTTCTAAATTATAAAACATAAACAATTGAAACAACAATTGCTACGACTATAATACCCGGGATTAAATTAGCAACTCTAATTTTAGTAATACCGATAAGGTTTAAACCAATCGCCAAAATCATAAGTCCACCTGTCGCAGTCATTTCCGATATAAAAAAGTTTAACAGCTCATCCGGAATATACTTACTGATTTGCGTTGAAAATAGCGTGATAATACCTTGATATAAAAATACCGGAACCGCTGCGATGGCAACCCCTATTCCAAGCGTTGAACTTAATATGATTGAAGTGAAACCATCGATAATGCCTTTCATCAAAAGTACATCATGATCATTTCTCAACCCGCTATCGATAGCGCCGATAATCGCCATGGATCCGATGACAAAAATGAGTGTAGCCGTTACAAATCCCTGTGCAACTCCAGGGCCGTCTTTTTTGGCAGGCATCTTACTTTCAATCCAATGGCCTAACTTATTTACTTTTTCATCAAGGTCAATCCATTCTCCAATGACAGCGCCCACTACTATACTTACGATAACGATGAGAACTTGAGTACTTTCAAAAGTCATTTGGATCCCGATAACTGAAACCGCCAAACCAATGCCGTACATGACGGTTTCTTTCATACGTTCAGGTATATTATGTAGGAATCTACCAATTATTGCTCCGATAATAATTAATAACGCATTTATGACTGACCCGAATAATATCAACTAATCACTTCCAATTAATAAATTAAAAAGATACCTATTCCGCATTTCGCAAAATAGGTACTACATTACTCATTTAACAAATCTAGTATTCTTTCTAAATCTTCTTCCGAGAAAAATTCTATTTCAATTTTACCTTTGTTTTTGTTCTTTTTAATGATTACATTGGTTCCAAAATAATCTCTTAACGTTGATTCGCGTTCCATTAAAAACAAATCTTCTGTTTCTTTCTTTTTTGTTTCACGTGGAACATTTTCGTTTATTTTTTGTACGAGTCTTTCCAACTGTCGTACGTTCAAACCTTCTTTTAACACTCGTTCCGCAACTGCTTGCATTTGCTCTTTTGTTCTGAGGCCGAGCAAAGTACGTCCATGTCCCATTGACAACTTGCCTTCGGTAATGGTATCTCTGATTTTTTTCGGAAGAGATAGTAGTCGAACATGGTTAGCGATATGCGATCTGCTTTTCCCAAGTCTAAATGCTAATTGCTCCTGCGTGAGTTTTAAATTTTCCATGAGATTATGATATGCTTCTGCTTCTTCAATCGGTGTTAGGTCTTCCCTTTGAAGGTTTTCAAGAATCGCAAGTTCCATAGTCTCTTCATCTGTCAACTCACGAACTACAGCTGGTATTTCCTCTAATCCTGCTAGTTTGGCTGCTCGAAATCTTCTTTCGCCAACTACAATTTCATACGTCATTCCAGTTTTCCTTACGATGATAGGTTGAAGAATTCCATGTTCTTTAATCGAATCACTTAATTCTTTGATGGCAACCTCATCAAACACTTTCCTTGGTTGGTAGGGATTCGGCTTAATACTTTTTACATGTACTTTTTCAACTATTTCTGCTTTTGTTAATGATTCGCCTGGAAATAAAGCATTTATTCCTTTCCCAAGACCTCTAGCCATTGTGCACCACTTCCTTTGCAAGCTCTAAATACACTTCCGCACCACGTGATCTTGAATCATAAACAATGATTGGTTCTCCATGACTCGGCGCTTCGCTCAGTCTTACGTTTCTCGGAATAATTGTTCCGTACACTTTATCTTGAAAATACTTTTTAACCTCATCAATTACTTGAATACCTAAGTTTGTTCTTGCATCAAACATTGTCAATAAAACACCGTCGATTGTTAAGTCCTCATTCAAATGTTTTTGGACAAGACGAATCGTACTTAATAATTGACTTAACCCTTCCAGTGCATAATATTCACACTGCACCGGTATTAAAATTGCATCCGAAGCCGTTAACGCGTTGATTGTCAGCAGTCCTAGTGAAGGTGGACAATCAATAATAATGTAATCATACATATCCTTAGCTTTATGAATGGCATGTTTCATTCGGACTTCTCTTGAAATTGTTGAAACAAGTTCAATCTCGGCTCCCGCCAATGAAATTGTAGCTGGTATGACATCTAAATTATCTACCTTGGTTTGTAAAATAACATCATTCATATCAACATCATCAATCAAAATATCATAAATGCAGTTTTGGACGTCTCCTTTATTGATGCCTACCCCACTTGTCGCATTCCCTTGTGGATCTGTATCAATTAACAAGACTTTTTTGCCTATATGGGCAAGGCAAGCACTTAGATTTACAGATGTTGTCGTTTTTCCGACGCCGCCCTTTTGGTTGGCAATCGCTATAATTCTCCCCACGCTTGCACCTGCTTTCCTACTTGAAAATTAAAATTTTATCTGCTTTATAGGACAATATAATAAGTCATAAAAATACTCTCGCCATGACTTTAGCAAGAGTATTTTACTTTTTCTTCGGTATCTTAACTGTAATCGTATAATAATCCTCTGAATCTTCTTCCTCTGTTTCTACATCAATTCCACTTTTGGAAACAAGACTAAGAGATTGTTTAATGGTATTAAGCGCAATTCTGACATCGCGGCTAACCGATTTTCTCTTTGGTGCTTTTTTCTTTGCATCTTTTTCTGGATTTAATACTTTATGAACTCTTTCTTCCAATTGCTTTACGTTTAATTGGTTCGCAATTGCTTCTTCATGCAAGGCTATTTGTAGTTCAGGGTCTTTTAATGGCATCAATGCACGTGCATGTCGTTCAGATAGTTCTTTTCTCATAATTGCTGATTTAACTTCTTCTGGCAACTTAAGTAACCGTAACTTATTTGCAATTGTGGATTGCCCTTTGCCCAACCTTTGCGCTAATGCTTCTTGCGTTAACGAATGTAACCCCAATAATTGTTCATAGGCGTAGGCTTCTTCAATCGGTGTCAATTCTTCCCGTTGCAAGTTTTCTATTAAAGCAATGGAGGCCGTTTCTCTATCATCCAAGTCTCGAACAATAGCCGGAACTTCTGTCCATTCTAGAAGTTTCATAGCCCGATATCTTCGTTCACCCGCTATAATTTCATACTCTCCATTACCGACAGAACGAATAACAATTGGTTGAATGACGCCGTGTGTATGAATTGTTCTTGCAAGTTCCTCAATTTTCTCTTCAGAAAATACAGATCTAGGCTGATACTTGTTTGGTCTTATCGCGTCAATTGCAATTTTCTCTATTTGTTCTTGACGGTCCTCACTCGTTTCAAAATCTGCTTCAACTTCAGCTTCAGCTTCTTTTTCCCCACCAAAAAAACGTGAAAAAGGACTCTTCATTCATTGCACCACCTTTTCAAACTTCCCCATACTATATAACTAATTCGACAAATCTATCAATAAACCTTCTACCAATAAAATGTTCCACGTGAAACATTTATTGAATTGGTGTTTTATTTGGAATACCAGGTTTACGAGGATATCTACCTGGAGTATTTTTTACTTTAGTAAATATGAAAATATTGCGCTCGCTTTCTTCTATCGGCAGCAAAAACGAATGATTTTCTTTAATTTTGGCACCGAGAACAGCAAGTGGTTTTTCAGCATCTACTAATTCGTCTTTAGCTGCTGCACCTTTCATTGCAATGAATTGACCGCCTTTTTTCACGAGTGGAACACATAATTCCGAAAGCACGGATAATCTTGCCACCGCCCTAGCCGTCACAAAATCGAATTTCTCACGATATTGTTTGTTTTGTCCGAAGTCTTCTGCTCTTGCATGGACAAAGTTCACATTTTCAAGTTCAAGTTCTTTTGCCAAATGTTCTAAAAAACCAATACGTTTATTTAATGAGTCTACAATTGTGACTTCTAGTTTTGGAAAACAAATTTTCAACGGAATGCTTGGAAACCCTGCGCCTGCACCGACATCGCAGATCGTAAGTTTTCGATCAAGATCAACATAAAATGCGGCTGATATTGAATCATAAAAGTGCTTCAAATAAACAGAAGGCTCGTCAGTTATTGCCGTTAAATTCATTTTTTCATTCCATTCAACGAGCTGATTAAAATAAGTCGCAAATTGCTGTCTTTGTGTTTCAGTCAGTTCAATTCCATGTTCTTTTAATGCAGCTAGAAATTGTTCTTCGTTCACATGCATTCCTCCTTATGTATAAAAAGCCGGTGCGGATGATGGTTGTTTCCGCACCAGCAACTCTAAGTTTCACTTAACTAGATATTTTTGCTATTCTACCTTGTTCGATATATACGAGTAATATTGATATATCGGCTGGGTTTACGCCTGGCATACGAGATGCTTGTGCTATTGAAAGTGGTCTTACTTTATTCAACATGCTTTTCGCCTCTGATGCAATACCAGAAATTGCATCGTAATCGATGTTTTCGGGAATTTTTTTATCTTCCATTTTGTTCATTCTTTCAACTTGTTGCATAGACTTTTCAATATAGCCTTCATATTTAATAAAGATTTCAACTTGTTCAGCTACTTCATTCGACACTTCCACTTCAGGTGGAACGATTCTCGAAATCTGATCATAACTAATTTCTGGTCGTTTCAATAGATTAGCAGCTTTCATCGGTTCTTTTAATTCGGAACCGGCTGTTTCACGCATGATTTCATGCACATGTTCTTCTGGTTTAACAGTTATTTTACGAAGTCTTGTTACTTCATCAACAATTTGTTTTTGTTTTAATGTGAATTTTTCAAAACGCTCATCACTTACAAGTCCTAGTTTATAGCCTATTTCCGTAAGTCGAAGATCCGCATTGTCATGACGAAGGAGAAGTCGATATTCTGCGCGCGATGTAAGCAGTCGATATGGCTCATTCGTACCTTTCGTGACAAGATCGTCAATAAGTACACCAATATAACCATCGGAACGGCTAAGAATTAATTCTTCTTTTCCAAGCGCTCGTGCCGCCGCGTTAATACCAGCCATTATTCCTTGCCCTGCTGCTTCTTCATAACCTGATGTTCCGTTCAGTTGTCCAGCTGTATACAAATTCCGGATTTTCTTTGTTTCAAGTGTCGGTTTTAGTTGCGTAGGTACGATTGAATCGTATTCAATCGCGTATCCAGCACGCATCATTTCAGCCTTTTCTAGTCCTGGAACACTTTCAATAAGTCTTTGCTGAATATGTTCAGGCAAACTCGTTGATAATCCTTGAACATAAACTTCTTCCGTATTTCGACCTTCTGGTTCCAAGAAAATTTGGTGACGAGATTTATCATTGAATCGAACAATCTTGTCTTCAATTGATGGACAATAACGTGGTCCGGGGCCAATTTGTTCTCCAGAATACATAGGCGACAGATGCAGGTTATCATTAATAATTTCATGTGTCAGTGGTGATGTATGAGTGAGCCAACAAGGTAACTGGTCCAATATATACTCCGTCGTTTCAAAACTAAATGCACGAGGTTCTTCATCACCCGGTTGAATTTCAGTTTTACTATAATCAATCGTGCGGCTATTAACACGTGGCGGTGTTCCCGTTTTAAAACGAACCATATCGAACCCTAATTCACGAAGATTATCCGCAAGTTTAATGGATGGCATTTGGTTATTCGGCCCGCTTGAATATCTAAGATCTCCTATAACGATTTCACCGCGTAAAAAAGTACCCGTCGTTATGATTACCGTTTTAGCACGATATACTGCGCCAACCTGTGTAATAACACCTTTTACCTCGTCGTCTTCTATGATTAACTCATCGACTGAAGCTTGACGTAAAATTAAGTTTTCCTCTTCTTCAAGAATACGTTTCATTTCTTGTTGGTAAAGAACTTTATCAAGTTGTGCACGAAGTGCACGAACTGCCGGACCTTTTCCGGTATTTAACATTCTCATTTGAATATGCGTTTTATCGATGACTTTCCCCATTGCTCCGCCAAGTGCATCAATTTCTCGCACAACGATTCCTTTAGCTGGTCCTCCAATGGACGGGTTACACGGCATAAAAGCAACCATATCTATATTTAACGTTAATACGAGCGTTGACGCGCCCATACGAGCTGAGGCTAATGCTGCTTCTACACCAGCATGACCGGCTCCGATGACTATACAATCGAACGTGCCGGCTTCAAATTTGTTTGGCATGTTCTTTTATCCTTCCTTCTATAATTTATTTTCCAAGGCAAAAACGAGAAAATAATTCATTTATTAAACCTTCTTGTACGGTATCCCCGACAATTTCTCCAAGGATTTCCCACGTACGTGTTACATCGATTTGAATCATGTCGACAGGAACGCCTACTTCAGCTGCACCAAGCGCATCCTCAATCGTTTTATGGGCTTTGTGCAACAAAGCAATATGTCTTGCGTTTGAAACATATGTCAAATCCTCAGATTCAATGTTTCCTTCGAAAAAGAGCGTTGCAATCGCTTCTTCAAGTTCGTCTA
This genomic window from Sporosarcina sp. Marseille-Q4063 contains:
- the mnmG gene encoding tRNA uridine-5-carboxymethylaminomethyl(34) synthesis enzyme MnmG, which translates into the protein MPNKFEAGTFDCIVIGAGHAGVEAALASARMGASTLVLTLNIDMVAFMPCNPSIGGPAKGIVVREIDALGGAMGKVIDKTHIQMRMLNTGKGPAVRALRAQLDKVLYQQEMKRILEEEENLILRQASVDELIIEDDEVKGVITQVGAVYRAKTVIITTGTFLRGEIVIGDLRYSSGPNNQMPSIKLADNLRELGFDMVRFKTGTPPRVNSRTIDYSKTEIQPGDEEPRAFSFETTEYILDQLPCWLTHTSPLTHEIINDNLHLSPMYSGEQIGPGPRYCPSIEDKIVRFNDKSRHQIFLEPEGRNTEEVYVQGLSTSLPEHIQQRLIESVPGLEKAEMMRAGYAIEYDSIVPTQLKPTLETKKIRNLYTAGQLNGTSGYEEAAGQGIMAGINAAARALGKEELILSRSDGYIGVLIDDLVTKGTNEPYRLLTSRAEYRLLLRHDNADLRLTEIGYKLGLVSDERFEKFTLKQKQIVDEVTRLRKITVKPEEHVHEIMRETAGSELKEPMKAANLLKRPEISYDQISRIVPPEVEVSNEVAEQVEIFIKYEGYIEKSMQQVERMNKMEDKKIPENIDYDAISGIASEAKSMLNKVRPLSIAQASRMPGVNPADISILLVYIEQGRIAKISS
- the rsmG gene encoding 16S rRNA (guanine(527)-N(7))-methyltransferase RsmG, which gives rise to MNEEQFLAALKEHGIELTETQRQQFATYFNQLVEWNEKMNLTAITDEPSVYLKHFYDSISAAFYVDLDRKLTICDVGAGAGFPSIPLKICFPKLEVTIVDSLNKRIGFLEHLAKELELENVNFVHARAEDFGQNKQYREKFDFVTARAVARLSVLSELCVPLVKKGGQFIAMKGAAAKDELVDAEKPLAVLGAKIKENHSFLLPIEESERNIFIFTKVKNTPGRYPRKPGIPNKTPIQ